The proteins below are encoded in one region of Ammospiza nelsoni isolate bAmmNel1 chromosome 23, bAmmNel1.pri, whole genome shotgun sequence:
- the LOC132083378 gene encoding lysozyme C-like, with amino-acid sequence MSKSTLFLGFLLVFLSLALPGTQGKIIPRCEMVKILRRNGFQGFEGTTVADWMCLVKYESDYNTKAYNNNGPSRDYGIFQINSKYWCNDGRTPGSKNACHISCSKLQDDNIEDDIRCAKKIAREAHGLSPWYGWKNHCRGRDLSSFVRGC; translated from the exons ATGAGCAAGTCAACGCTCttccttggttttcttcttgttttccttagcctggctctgccaggcACCCAGGGAAAAATAATTCCCAGATGTGAGATGGTGAAGATCCTACGTCGGAATGGCTTTCAAGGCTTTGAGGGCACAACTGTTGCTGACT ggatgtgccTGGTGAAATATGAGAGTGATTATAACACAAAAGCATACAATAACAATGGTCCAAGCAGGGACTATGGCATCTTCCAGATCAACAGCAAGTACTGGTGCAACGATGGCAGGACCCCTGGCTCCAAGAATGCCTGCCACATCAGTTGCTCAA AACTGCAAGATGATAACATTGAGGATGACATTCGGTGTGCCAAGAAGATTGCCCGGGAGGCTCATGGCCTCAGCCCCTG gTATGGCTGGAAAAACCATTGCCGGGGCAGAGACCTGAGTTCCTTTGTCAGGGGCTGCTAA